GTGCGGCCGGCCGTGTCGAGCATGACCACGTCGAAGCCGCCGAAGCGGCCGGCATCCATGGCGCGGCGGGCGATCTGCACGGCGCTCTGGCCGGCGACGATCGGCAGCACCTCGACGCCGACCTGGCGGCCCAGAATGGCGAGCTGCTCCATCGCCGCCGGGCGGCGGGTGTCGAGCGAGGCCAGCAGCACCTTCTTCTTGTTGCGGTCGGTGAGGCGCTTGGCGATCTTGGCGGTGGTGGTGGTCTTGCCCGAGCCCTGCAGGCCGACCATCAGGATCGGCACCGGCGGCACGGCTTCGAGGTCGATGGTCTGGGCGTCCGAGCCCAGCGTCTCGATCAGCACGTCGTTGACGATCTTGACGACCATCTGCCCTGGCGTGACCGACTTCAGCACGTCGGCGCCGACGGCGCGGTTGCGCACCTTGTCGGTGAAGCTGCGCACCACGTCGAGCGCCACGTCGGCCTCGATCAGCGCGCGCCGGATCTCGCGCATGGCCTCGGCCACGTCGCCCTCGGAGAGGGCGCCGCGCCGGGTCAGCTTGTCGAGCACGTCGGACAGACGTGAGGAAAGGCCATCGAACATCAGGTTCGTCCCATTTGGAGGAAAGGCGTCCAACGCAAAACACGCCCGCGGGCGCATCGCGCTGGCGGGCGTTGGCCTCCGGCCTCGAGGGCCGGGCGGCGGATCGGACGTCTCACTCCGTCAAGAGTGCGGCTCCGATAGGGGAAAGTCTGGCGAAAGTCAACGCAGAAGCCGTTTTGCTGGGTTCCCCGCGACTAGAATGGCAAGGAGGCCGCCAAGCGAACAAACAAAAGGAATTTTGGCGCTATTGCCTACCTGTAGCCTCTATGAATCAAATATTCAGCTAACCCAAGGTAATCTTCGTCAGGGCTTTGCGGAGATTTGGAAGCACCCAGAAAGCGGTGAAGTGTAGATAAGTCCATTTTATCTAACTCCTGCTTGACAATGGATATAACTTCATCGTTGGTTCTGTCTTGCGTGGTGATTCCGAGGCGCCTAGCAATACTTACAAGCTTCCGCGTTTCCTTTGCCGAGCGAGGTGAGTCAAGTTTTGCGATAAGTGTTGATGCGCGAACCTTTGTATCCTCTTCCTCCCGCTTGTGCAGACGCTCTGGCGAAAGATCGGTCGGTGACCTTCTATTAAGCATCTCAAAAGCTATTCGTAGATGCTGGGCTTGTGGGTAACGCGCGAGTTCACGCTGCGCCCAATCTATATCCTTCTTCGTATATCGCAAGGAAAGAAGAAGTAATTCTAATAGGAGTTCCTGGCCGCGCTTACTCATAACCCAATCCGTGACATAAACTCAGCGCCGAGCTGATCAAACTCGTCCTTCACCCACCAGCGCGCATAGTCCGTCAGAAAAATCGGTTCTCCAGTTCGCGCGCCTTTTGGGTACGAGTCGGAGTGCCGAAGCTCGTTTGAAAATACCATCCAACCTTCGGCTGCAGCAACTGCGGCGACATCTCGGCGGCCTGCGTTATGCTCGGGTTTGGCGTGTTGTGGGTCGGAATCGGTGAAAATGATGCCTGCAATATCAAGCTGGTGCTGACCAAAGGATGCGTGGAATTCATTTATAGATCGCACAAGTAACGGAAGACCAATGGCAGCTAAAAATTCCGGCTTTACAGGTATAAGGACATATCGACTCGATCGGTAAGCGGAGAGCGTAAGAATTGACTCCGTTGGAGCGCAGTCAATCAATATCAAATCATATTTACTCGCGGTATCGGCGAGAAATTTAGCCAATAAGCGATCTTTCGAAGTCGGATTCTTCAAAGTCCACGCCAATTCAAGCCGCGATGGTATTAGATCGATAAAACTACCATCATTCCATGCCTTGACAGTTAATATTACATCTTCAGGTTTTAGTGGGCTTGGTGCAGATCTTCCGTGGAAAGCCGGTGTAAACTGCTCAAGAATTTCGACGACCGTTCCCTTGTTTCCGCGGATGTGGGAAAGATAATTCCGCGCGCCCATTAAGTATTGACTTGCATTCGCTTGTGGATCAAGATCTACGACGAGCACTTTCTTTGCTCTCTTAAAACTCGCAAACCAGGCTAAATTGAATGCCAGAGTGGTTTTGCCAACGCCACCCTTCATATTAATTAGTGAAACAGAAACAGTCATTTTGCGCCCCGAGCTTTCGAATAGCAATATATCAAGGCTGAGCGAATTAAAATAGATAGTTGCAATAGGAAATCTCGTTCGGGCCGCAGTGGGATGATATCCGCGAAGATGCAGTGCGGAGAGGATTTAGCAAGTCGTCCAGGGCCTATCGCGCATCACATGCCCAGGTCCGGAACATAGAGGCAATAGGTATGGGTGTCCTCGCGCCCATAGGCGGAGCAGCGGTGGAAATGGCCGTCGGGCGAGTGCTTGACGGCGTCGTCGGTGAAGACCTGCCCCGTCGCCACGATTCGCCAGCCGCCCGGCACGCGCACCACCGCATCGTCCTGGATCGGGCGGCAATCGCTGCCGTCGCAGCATTCGCTGTCATAGGTCCAGCCGCTGGGCGCCTGGTGTGCGCCCGCCGGGCCAGGGAAGGCCAGCGCGGCTGCGAGGCAGAGAGCTGCCCGGATCATCGGCGGCACCTTCGACAGGAGGCGGCTGCGGGCTATTCTATCATGTCTCTGGCGTGGTTCTTGCTCCTCTCCCCGGCAACCCGCCACCCGTTTCGAAGGGGTTTTGCCATGGGCATTGCCGATCTCCGGTCCCTCGACGTCTCGCATCTGATGATCCTGCGTCAACTCTTGACGGACTGCAGCGTCACCCGGGTCGCCGAACGGCTCAACCTGCCCCAGCCCTCGGTCAGCCGGGTGCTGAAGCGCCTGCGCGGCGCCTTCTCCGATCCCCTCCTGGTGCGCAGCGGCTCGGGTTTCGTGCCGACCGAGCGCGGCATCGCGGTGCGGGAGGCGGTCGCCGACGTCCTGCAGCGGCTGGACGGGATCGCGGCGGCGAAGACGGCCTTCGTGCCGGCGCAGTCGACGCGCGTGTTCTCGGTCGCCTGTGCCGACTGCCTCGCCGTCGCCCTGGTGCCGCGCATCATCGCCGCGGTGGCCGCGGCCGGCCCCGGTCTGCGGGTCAAGTTCCGCTCCATCGATCCGGCCTTCGACGTGTTCGAGGCCCTGAAGGTCGGCGAGATCGACCTCGTCATCGACAACAGCCCGAGCCCGCCGGAAGGCCTGCGCCTGGCGCCGCTCTACGACGACGAGGTGGTGCTGATGATGCGGCGCGGGCATCCGGCCGCGACCGCCGGGCGCCCCTCCCTCGAGCATTACCTGACGCTGCAGCACCTGGCGCCGCATCCGAGCTCGCTGCGCGATGCCGGCCCGATCGACGGCGAGCTGGCGCGGGGTGGCTACCGGCGCATCATCCATGCGACCGTGCCCGAGTTCAACCTCGTGCCCTATGTGCTGGCCGAGACCGACCTCGTCTTCACCACCGGCCGCCGCTTCGCCGAGCATCACGCCCGGCACCTGCCGATCGAGGTGGTGCCGGCCCCGCCCTTCTTCCCGGCCATGCGCTTCCACCAGCTTTGGCACGACCGGACACATTACAGCCCGGCCATCCGCTGGCTCCGCTCCGTGGTGATGCGGGCGATCCGGGAGACCGATGCCGTCGGCCCGGTCGAGGCCGCCCAGCGCCGACGCGCCCTGGCATAACCCGATTGATATGATCCCCTTATCGGCGGGCGATCTTCTCGAAGGCCTCGGCATCTGCCTAACATGTGGGCATGAGCGCGTTTTGATCACGCCTTGCCGCGAGCGGTGGGTATCGCCCGACGGCCCGCTCCAACCCGACAGAAGGGGGTGCAGATGTCGATGTCCCGTCGCAATCTCTTGCAGGCTGCTCTGGCGGCCGCCGCCTTCGGCGGTCTCGGCGCCCGCACGGCCTTCGCCGCCGTCGCCAAGGTGGCGCTGGTGCTGCCGGGGTCGATCGCCGATGGCGGCTGGAACCAGGGTGCCTATGAGGGCCTGAAGGCGCTCGAGGCCAAGGGCTTCAAGACCGCCTTCACCGAGAACGTCGCCCAGGCCGCGATCCCGCAGGTCGTCCGCGGCTATGCCGATGACGGTTATGACCTTATCGTCGGCCACGGCTTCCAGTTCGGCAGCCTGTTCGCCGAGATCGCGCCCGATTATCCCAGCCAGAAATTCTTCGCCACCACCACCGCGCCCGGCGGCACCAAGGTCCCCGACAACGCCCTCTATCTCGACTCCCGCTTCGCCCAGGTCGCCTATGCCGCCGGTGCGCTCGCGGCGCTGATGTCGGTGAAGAAGGGCGTCGGCGTGGTCGGCGGCGGCGACAACCCGACCCAGCAGGCGATGGTCAAGGCGTTCAAGGCCGGTGCCGTCGCCACCGTCCCCGGCCTCCAGGCCGCCGGCATCATCACCGGCGACTACAATGACGCGGCCAAGGGGCGCGAGGCGGCCGACACCCTGATCGGCAACGGTGCCGACGTCATCTGGCACATCGCCGACCTCACCGGCATCGGCGCCATCCAGGGCGCCGCGGCCAAGACGGGCGTCAAGATCATCGGCTCCAATGCCGACCAGATGGCGCTCGCTCCCGAGGCGATCGGCACCAGCTTCGCCGCCAACAATGCCGGCATCGTCGAGGCGGTCGCCGGCATGGTCGCCGACGGCTCCTTCAAGGGCGGTGGCGCCTGGGCCCCGCCGGTCGATTTCCTCTGGCTCACCGTGGCGGGATCGGGGGCCTACAACGCCAAGGTCATCGACGAGAAGACCTGGGCGGCCTTCCAGGCGATCTGGAAGGACCTCAAGGACGGCAAGATCGACGTTGCCGCCGCCCTGAAGTGACGCGGCGCACCGGGTCGCGCACATCCCGGCCCGGTCCGCTTCCCCTGCAATCCCACGGGACATCCCGGCCCGCCGCTCGGGCGGGATGTCCGGCCTGACCGGCGAGGCACCATGGCTGCCGCCCAACCCCTCGCCCCCGCCCGGCCCGTCGTGGCCCTCCGGGGGATCAGCAAGCGCTTCTCGGCGAGCCTCCTGGCCAACGACGCCATCGATTTCGACCTCGAGGCCGGCGAGATCCACGCCCTGCTCGGCGAGAACGGCGCCGGCAAGTCGACGCTGATGCAGATCCTCTACGGCCTCTACGGCCGCGACGCCGGCGACATCCTGATCGACGGGGCGCCGGTGGAGATGAACGGGCCGGAATCGGCGATCGCCTGCGGCATCGGCATGATCCACCAGGAGTTCATGCTGGTCGAGAGCTTCACGGTCACCGAGAACCTGATCATGGGCGCGACCGCGCTGCCCGGCGACGGGCGCTTCCGGCCGGCCGCGGCCCGCGCCCGCATCCGCGCGCTCTCCGACGCCTATGGCCTCGATGTCGATCCCGACGCCGTGGTCGAGCATCTGCCGGTCGGGGTGCGCCAGCGGGTGGAGATCCTCAAGCTCCTGTTCCGCGATGCACGCGTGCTGATCCTCGACGAGCCGACCGCGGTGCTGACGCCGCAGGAGGTGCAGGGTCTGTTTGCCGTGCTGCGGTCGCTGCGCGACGCCGGCCGCTCCATCGTCATCGTCACGCACAAGATGCACGAGGTGCTGGCGATCTCCGACCGCGTCACCGTGCTGCGCGACGGCCGCCGCGTCGACACCGTCGAGACCGCCGCCACCACCCGGGACGCGCTCGTGCGCATGATGGTCGGCCGCTCCGTCAGCCTGAGCGTCGACCGGCCGCCGCAGCGTCCCGGGCGCACCGTCCTCTCGGTCCGTCGGCTGGTGGTCGGCGCGGCAGCCGGCGCGGCGCGGGTGGCGGGCGTCGACCTCGACCTCAGGGCCGGCGAGATCGTCGGCGTGGCCGGGGTCGACGGCAACGGCCAGGCCGAGCTGGTCGAGGCGCTGTTCGGCCTCCGGCCGGTCGCGTCCGGCGGCGTCAGCTTCGGCGACCAGGACATCACCGACTGGACCCCGGCGCGCCGCCGCTCCGCCGGGATCGGCTATATCCCCGCCGACCGCCGCCGCGTCGGGTCGCTGGTCGAGCTGCCGGTCCTGGAAAACACCATGCTCGGCGACCTCGGCCGCTATGTCAGGCACGGCTTCCTCGACCGGCGCCGCGGCCTGGAGGACGCGCGGGCGCTGATCCAGCGCTTCGGCGTCCGGGTCCCCGGCCCGGCCTTTCCCGCCGGCAAGCTCTCCGGCGGCAACCTGCAGAAGGTGGTGCTCGGCCGCGAGGTGATGCGCGAGCCCGAGCTGCTCCTGGTCGAGCAGCCGAGCCGCGGCCTCGACATCGGCGCCACGCGCGCCGTCTGGGGCGAACTGATGGACCAGCGCGCCGCCGGCAAGGCGATCCTGCTGGTCTCCGCCGAGCTGGAGGAGATCCTCAACCTCTCCGACCGGATCGCCGTGATGTTCGGCGGCCGGATCGCCGGGCTTCTCGAGGCCGCGGAGGCGGACCTGGCGATCATCGGCGGGCTGATGGCGGGCGGCGCGGCCGGGGGCCACGCATGAGGCTCGTCCTGACCCGCCGGCTGGCGCCGCTCGACGGCCCGCTCGCCTTCGCCGCCCTTTATGC
This portion of the Labrys wisconsinensis genome encodes:
- a CDS encoding ParA family protein yields the protein MTVSVSLINMKGGVGKTTLAFNLAWFASFKRAKKVLVVDLDPQANASQYLMGARNYLSHIRGNKGTVVEILEQFTPAFHGRSAPSPLKPEDVILTVKAWNDGSFIDLIPSRLELAWTLKNPTSKDRLLAKFLADTASKYDLILIDCAPTESILTLSAYRSSRYVLIPVKPEFLAAIGLPLLVRSINEFHASFGQHQLDIAGIIFTDSDPQHAKPEHNAGRRDVAAVAAAEGWMVFSNELRHSDSYPKGARTGEPIFLTDYARWWVKDEFDQLGAEFMSRIGL
- a CDS encoding LysR family transcriptional regulator, coding for MGIADLRSLDVSHLMILRQLLTDCSVTRVAERLNLPQPSVSRVLKRLRGAFSDPLLVRSGSGFVPTERGIAVREAVADVLQRLDGIAAAKTAFVPAQSTRVFSVACADCLAVALVPRIIAAVAAAGPGLRVKFRSIDPAFDVFEALKVGEIDLVIDNSPSPPEGLRLAPLYDDEVVLMMRRGHPAATAGRPSLEHYLTLQHLAPHPSSLRDAGPIDGELARGGYRRIIHATVPEFNLVPYVLAETDLVFTTGRRFAEHHARHLPIEVVPAPPFFPAMRFHQLWHDRTHYSPAIRWLRSVVMRAIRETDAVGPVEAAQRRRALA
- a CDS encoding BMP family protein codes for the protein MSMSRRNLLQAALAAAAFGGLGARTAFAAVAKVALVLPGSIADGGWNQGAYEGLKALEAKGFKTAFTENVAQAAIPQVVRGYADDGYDLIVGHGFQFGSLFAEIAPDYPSQKFFATTTAPGGTKVPDNALYLDSRFAQVAYAAGALAALMSVKKGVGVVGGGDNPTQQAMVKAFKAGAVATVPGLQAAGIITGDYNDAAKGREAADTLIGNGADVIWHIADLTGIGAIQGAAAKTGVKIIGSNADQMALAPEAIGTSFAANNAGIVEAVAGMVADGSFKGGGAWAPPVDFLWLTVAGSGAYNAKVIDEKTWAAFQAIWKDLKDGKIDVAAALK
- a CDS encoding ABC transporter ATP-binding protein, which translates into the protein MAAAQPLAPARPVVALRGISKRFSASLLANDAIDFDLEAGEIHALLGENGAGKSTLMQILYGLYGRDAGDILIDGAPVEMNGPESAIACGIGMIHQEFMLVESFTVTENLIMGATALPGDGRFRPAAARARIRALSDAYGLDVDPDAVVEHLPVGVRQRVEILKLLFRDARVLILDEPTAVLTPQEVQGLFAVLRSLRDAGRSIVIVTHKMHEVLAISDRVTVLRDGRRVDTVETAATTRDALVRMMVGRSVSLSVDRPPQRPGRTVLSVRRLVVGAAAGAARVAGVDLDLRAGEIVGVAGVDGNGQAELVEALFGLRPVASGGVSFGDQDITDWTPARRRSAGIGYIPADRRRVGSLVELPVLENTMLGDLGRYVRHGFLDRRRGLEDARALIQRFGVRVPGPAFPAGKLSGGNLQKVVLGREVMREPELLLVEQPSRGLDIGATRAVWGELMDQRAAGKAILLVSAELEEILNLSDRIAVMFGGRIAGLLEAAEADLAIIGGLMAGGAAGGHA